One Nitrospira sp. genomic region harbors:
- a CDS encoding DUF523 and DUF1722 domain-containing protein gives MTTGPLRLGISRCLLGDEVRFDGGHKRDNFLTDVLGPYVEWVPVCPEVEAGLGTPREAMRLVGDPAHPRLLTIKSGRDHTRALEKMTTGRLADLGNLDLSGYVFKRGSPSCGVERVRVYTEQAMPSHNGVGIFARAFIEHFPLIPVEEEGRLCDAPLRENFIERVFCYRRYQDLLQNGVTRQAVVRFHTIHKYLLLAHSAQHYQFLGRLVGQAEDHRPKELAIKYGELFMKALAVKATVRKHVNVLQHILGYFKTQLGASQKAELLGVISDYHQGLTPLIVPLTLIKHYVHLFDVGYIRDQVYLNPHPKELMLRNHV, from the coding sequence ATGACGACCGGACCGCTCCGTCTCGGGATCAGCCGCTGTCTCCTCGGAGACGAAGTCCGGTTCGACGGAGGGCATAAGCGCGACAATTTTCTGACCGATGTGCTCGGCCCCTACGTGGAGTGGGTCCCGGTCTGTCCGGAAGTCGAGGCGGGACTGGGGACTCCTCGCGAGGCGATGCGGCTGGTGGGCGATCCGGCGCATCCCCGCCTTCTGACCATCAAGAGTGGCCGAGACCATACGCGGGCGCTGGAAAAGATGACCACGGGCCGCCTCGCGGACCTCGGAAATCTTGATTTATCCGGCTACGTCTTCAAGAGAGGTTCGCCGAGCTGCGGGGTCGAGCGGGTGCGAGTCTATACGGAACAGGCGATGCCGAGCCACAACGGCGTCGGGATATTTGCACGGGCTTTCATCGAGCACTTCCCGCTGATTCCGGTCGAGGAGGAAGGGCGGCTCTGTGATGCGCCGTTGAGAGAGAATTTTATCGAACGAGTGTTTTGCTATCGCCGCTATCAGGATCTGCTTCAGAACGGAGTCACGAGACAGGCGGTGGTGCGATTTCACACGATCCACAAGTATCTCCTGCTGGCCCATAGCGCACAGCACTATCAATTCCTCGGCCGCCTGGTCGGCCAGGCGGAGGATCATCGGCCCAAAGAGCTGGCCATCAAGTATGGGGAGCTGTTCATGAAGGCGTTAGCCGTGAAGGCGACGGTTCGCAAACATGTCAATGTGCTGCAGCACATTCTGGGCTACTTCAAGACGCAATTGGGGGCCTCGCAAAAAGCAGAGCTGTTGGGGGTGATCAGTGACTACCATCAGGGTCTGACGCCGCTGATTGTGCCGCTCACGCTGATCAAGCACTACGTGCATCTCTTCGACGTCGGCTATATCCGAGATCAGGTCTATCTCAATCCG
- a CDS encoding TIGR01777 family oxidoreductase, whose protein sequence is MNVVVTGGTGFIGRPLCLALCRDGHAVTLLTRRPPEAHQVFGSAVTVVGWNSREGGAWEKTLEAADAVINLAGAPIADARWTTARKRLLTDSRVSTTRLLVEALSRRPFKPRTLISASGIGYYGASDNRILEEGAARGEGFLADLCLEWEAAALAAASFGTRVVIVRTGMVLEQDGGALPKMVLPFRLFAGGPILPGTQWVSWIHRRDHIGLIQWVLATSSISGPVNAVAPGAVTMETFCDALGQVLHRPSWLPVPGFALKAALGELGTLMTTGQRVSPAKALAGGYTFQYPTLDPALRAILTKA, encoded by the coding sequence ATGAACGTGGTGGTGACAGGCGGCACGGGATTCATCGGTCGGCCCTTGTGTCTGGCACTTTGCCGGGACGGTCATGCCGTCACGCTGCTGACACGCCGGCCGCCGGAAGCCCATCAGGTATTCGGTAGCGCAGTTACCGTTGTGGGGTGGAATAGTCGTGAGGGGGGAGCCTGGGAGAAGACCCTTGAGGCGGCCGATGCCGTGATCAACCTGGCCGGCGCCCCGATTGCCGATGCCCGCTGGACCACTGCGCGGAAGCGCCTGCTCACCGACAGCCGGGTGTCGACGACGCGCCTGTTGGTCGAAGCCCTGTCCCGCCGGCCCTTCAAACCCCGCACCCTGATCAGCGCTTCAGGCATCGGCTACTACGGTGCGAGCGACAATCGCATCTTGGAAGAGGGGGCCGCGCGCGGTGAGGGATTTCTGGCCGACCTCTGCCTTGAGTGGGAAGCGGCGGCGTTGGCGGCGGCATCGTTCGGGACTCGCGTGGTGATCGTGCGGACCGGAATGGTGCTCGAACAAGACGGCGGTGCGTTGCCCAAGATGGTGCTGCCCTTCCGGCTGTTCGCGGGCGGTCCGATCCTGCCGGGTACGCAGTGGGTGTCGTGGATTCATCGGCGCGATCACATAGGATTGATTCAGTGGGTGCTTGCGACGTCGAGCATTTCCGGTCCCGTCAATGCCGTCGCTCCCGGCGCTGTGACGATGGAGACGTTCTGCGATGCGCTCGGACAGGTGCTTCATCGTCCCTCCTGGCTGCCGGTGCCGGGGTTCGCGCTCAAAGCGGCTCTGGGGGAATTGGGGACATTGATGACGACCGGACAGCGGGTCAGCCCCGCCAAAGCGCTCGCGGGCGGCTATACGTTTCAGTATCCAACATTGGATCCGGCGTTGCGCGCGATTCTCACGAAGGCATGA
- a CDS encoding PDZ domain-containing protein, whose translation MRTAYLAGCVMLGLLCSMEVRAAESSATPSPYAHGDEAALPNGVVGVSLQVGAERIGDPAVLYVGMVHPEGPAHQAGLAHGDEIVAVDGTATTGKSYEQVVKMIRGTVGTVVKLGVKGEGGMRELSITRVAGDKLPKGPSGSHGGPSK comes from the coding sequence ATGAGAACAGCATATCTGGCCGGATGTGTGATGTTGGGGCTGCTGTGCAGCATGGAGGTGCGCGCGGCGGAAAGCTCGGCGACGCCCTCCCCGTACGCCCATGGAGACGAAGCAGCGCTGCCGAACGGTGTCGTCGGGGTCTCGTTGCAGGTCGGGGCTGAGCGGATCGGCGATCCGGCGGTGCTCTATGTCGGTATGGTGCATCCGGAAGGCCCGGCCCATCAGGCGGGTTTGGCGCACGGAGACGAGATTGTGGCGGTGGATGGAACGGCTACGACCGGCAAAAGCTATGAGCAGGTGGTGAAGATGATACGCGGCACAGTCGGTACCGTGGTCAAGCTGGGCGTGAAGGGCGAGGGAGGCATGCGGGAACTGTCGATTACCCGCGTCGCCGGTGACAAACTTCCGAAGGGCCCGTCCGGATCGCACGGCGGTCCATCGAAATAG
- a CDS encoding SUMF1/EgtB/PvdO family nonheme iron enzyme, translating to MTPVLGRRGASRRVLVGIIAVAWAVMQSPAMAAAPASKELDSVPMVTIPAGEFLMGNPEGKGRADEWPQRSVYLDAFAIDQVEVTNERYLAFVATTGHRNPPNPYGTGTLQSAKGIEQLPVVQTTWYDAKAYCSWAKKRLPTEAEWEKAARGTDGRLFPWGNEPATIKRANFDREWEEEKTLHPVGSMPDGDSPYGVKDMAGNAREWVSDWYDADYYKHAPDRNPQGPDKKGVVRSIRGGSWHSPLADITASARGRGGFALQTHGTGFRCARGLEGEGQQK from the coding sequence ATGACACCAGTTCTAGGCAGAAGAGGAGCAAGCCGGAGAGTCCTGGTGGGAATCATTGCCGTCGCTTGGGCGGTTATGCAATCGCCCGCTATGGCAGCGGCCCCGGCATCCAAGGAGCTTGACTCGGTTCCCATGGTGACGATTCCAGCCGGAGAATTCTTGATGGGCAATCCGGAAGGAAAAGGTCGAGCGGATGAGTGGCCGCAGCGATCTGTCTATCTCGATGCGTTCGCCATCGATCAAGTGGAAGTGACGAATGAACGGTACCTGGCTTTCGTCGCGACCACGGGCCATCGCAATCCTCCGAATCCGTACGGCACCGGTACGCTCCAGTCTGCGAAGGGGATCGAGCAACTTCCCGTCGTGCAGACGACCTGGTACGACGCCAAGGCCTACTGCAGTTGGGCCAAGAAACGCCTGCCGACCGAAGCGGAATGGGAAAAGGCCGCGCGTGGCACCGACGGCCGTCTCTTTCCCTGGGGTAATGAGCCGGCAACCATCAAACGTGCCAACTTTGATCGTGAATGGGAAGAGGAGAAGACCTTGCACCCGGTGGGGTCAATGCCCGACGGCGACTCGCCCTACGGAGTGAAGGATATGGCCGGCAATGCCCGGGAATGGGTGTCCGACTGGTATGACGCGGACTATTACAAACATGCGCCGGATCGGAATCCGCAAGGTCCTGACAAGAAGGGCGTGGTGCGCTCGATTCGCGGCGGCTCGTGGCACAGCCCGCTGGCCGACATCACGGCCTCAGCCAGAGGTCGCGGCGGATTTGCGCTGCAAACCCACGGCACAGGCTTCCGCTGTGCGCGCGGGCTCGAGGGTGAAGGCCAACAGAAATAG
- a CDS encoding DUF4149 domain-containing protein, giving the protein MDTLIQFVHALAVAILVGKVVLLSFVVAPILAKNLDREPFGKVVRQLFPAYYGLGMGTAVAGFIAVNGLVAMHSSSARLLIAGGLWILVLVTEAYCRSTLTPQSNAIRDRLKEQESQGAIDPVLQASWQRVHQRSVYLNSSVLLAGCALIALIR; this is encoded by the coding sequence ATGGATACCCTCATCCAGTTTGTCCATGCGTTAGCGGTGGCTATTCTGGTCGGCAAAGTGGTGCTCTTGTCCTTCGTGGTGGCGCCTATCCTGGCCAAGAATCTCGACCGGGAACCGTTCGGGAAAGTCGTGCGGCAGTTGTTTCCGGCCTATTACGGGTTGGGGATGGGGACCGCGGTTGCCGGGTTCATCGCGGTGAACGGACTGGTGGCGATGCATTCGAGCAGTGCAAGGTTGCTTATCGCCGGTGGGCTCTGGATCCTGGTGCTGGTGACCGAAGCCTATTGCCGCTCGACGTTGACGCCTCAGAGTAATGCCATACGGGATCGGCTGAAGGAACAGGAGTCGCAAGGAGCGATCGATCCGGTCCTTCAGGCCTCCTGGCAGCGGGTGCATCAACGGTCCGTTTATTTGAATTCCAGCGTGCTCCTTGCGGGCTGTGCCTTGATAGCGCTGATTCGTTAG
- a CDS encoding SUMF1/EgtB/PvdO family nonheme iron enzyme, giving the protein MMNLSNTMTVALFLTGALIPIGGSAAGESLIPQDMVYVAHGPSVMGIDKEVPASKKSTAYERRMNTPWSADALNDEGPAHMVFLDSYLIDKYEVSNKQFGDFMRAKGHPAPAYWDDPRLNKPEQPVAGVNWEDAKDFCEYRGKRLPTEAEWEKAARGPKANLYPWGNEFDPAKANYGKNHDATMPVDSYPESVSYYGVYNMAGNVFEWVADWYDPRYYGRLETMVNPTGPAKPIWMGGTGTYVDRLTVGEKRVIRGGSWIAPEGTVKATHRFWNHPLNNSYGVGLGFRCAKTAPPEIEQQIRDAYITALVEMGRERFSDAQQAVARGLAIDPKNIELLELSPLIEQSMKKS; this is encoded by the coding sequence ATGATGAATCTTTCCAACACCATGACGGTAGCACTGTTTCTCACGGGGGCTCTGATACCCATCGGCGGAAGTGCGGCGGGAGAATCGTTGATTCCTCAGGATATGGTGTATGTCGCACACGGGCCTTCTGTGATGGGCATTGATAAAGAAGTGCCTGCGTCCAAGAAGTCCACCGCCTATGAGCGTCGAATGAACACGCCCTGGTCCGCCGATGCTTTGAACGATGAGGGGCCGGCCCACATGGTGTTTCTGGATTCGTATCTGATCGACAAGTATGAGGTGTCCAATAAGCAGTTTGGCGACTTCATGCGGGCGAAAGGCCATCCGGCCCCGGCCTACTGGGACGATCCCCGCCTTAACAAACCCGAGCAGCCGGTCGCCGGAGTGAATTGGGAGGATGCCAAGGACTTCTGTGAATATCGTGGCAAACGTCTTCCGACCGAGGCGGAATGGGAAAAAGCCGCTCGCGGACCCAAAGCCAATCTGTATCCCTGGGGGAATGAATTCGATCCGGCAAAAGCGAACTACGGCAAGAATCACGATGCCACGATGCCGGTGGATTCCTATCCGGAGAGCGTGAGCTACTACGGTGTGTACAATATGGCCGGGAATGTTTTTGAGTGGGTCGCCGACTGGTATGACCCCCGCTATTACGGCCGGCTCGAAACAATGGTGAATCCGACCGGTCCGGCTAAACCTATCTGGATGGGCGGGACAGGCACCTATGTGGATCGGTTGACGGTCGGAGAGAAGCGAGTCATTCGCGGTGGATCGTGGATCGCACCGGAGGGCACGGTCAAGGCCACCCACCGGTTCTGGAATCACCCGCTCAATAACAGCTATGGCGTGGGCCTGGGGTTCCGCTGTGCCAAGACCGCCCCGCCGGAAATCGAGCAGCAGATCAGGGACGCGTACATCACCGCACTTGTCGAGATGGGGCGCGAGCGGTTTTCGGACGCTCAGCAGGCCGTGGCGCGCGGCTTGGCTATTGACCCGAAGAATATCGAATTGTTGGAGCTCAGCCCGTTGATCGAGCAGTCGATGAAGAAGTCTTAA
- a CDS encoding deoxyribodipyrimidine photo-lyase: MRGIVWLRRDLRLHDQPALTAACQECDEVLPLFVFDEPLLRSREFGSACVNFMLGCLQELSASLAGRGLALQWRLGEPVEAVLQSAREWKADVVYWNRDYEPVAIERDRRVQLALAELGIRTRTFKDHVVFEAEEIRGATGDPLQRYSAYRARWWAKWQASKPAPLASPRSKVSTAVSSPSATRPLPSPVELGYDRVVPWIIPGERQARLRLQEFLGESVHTYGDGRNRPGTDGSSRLSPHFRFGTLSVRTAVHEALAALAKGGRVSRADVLIWIDELVWREFFQQVLSAFPRVAKGPFRDVAVPPVRAPGLERDRLFQAWCQGKTGFPIVDAGMRQLHQTGWMHNRVRMIVASFLIKDLRLDWQSGERYFMQQLLDADVAANNGNWQWCAATGTDAMRGYRIFNPALQSKKFDPDGHYIRAYVPELAHVTGKWIHEPHLMTPDEQVRAGCRIGVEYPSPLVDHAQARREYLDLGKHTVTT; encoded by the coding sequence ATGCGCGGCATCGTCTGGCTCAGGCGGGATCTCCGACTGCATGATCAACCGGCGCTGACGGCGGCCTGCCAGGAGTGCGATGAGGTCCTGCCGCTCTTTGTGTTTGATGAGCCGCTGCTCCGGTCCCGTGAGTTCGGTTCCGCCTGCGTCAACTTCATGCTGGGTTGCCTCCAGGAACTGTCGGCATCACTGGCCGGCCGGGGACTCGCGCTGCAGTGGCGATTGGGCGAGCCAGTGGAAGCAGTCCTGCAGTCCGCGCGCGAATGGAAGGCCGACGTCGTCTATTGGAATCGCGACTATGAGCCTGTGGCGATCGAACGTGACCGCCGGGTGCAGCTGGCGCTTGCCGAGCTGGGCATCCGCACCAGGACCTTCAAAGACCATGTGGTCTTTGAGGCGGAGGAGATTCGGGGCGCCACAGGAGACCCGTTGCAACGGTATAGTGCCTATCGTGCTCGCTGGTGGGCCAAGTGGCAGGCTTCGAAACCGGCACCTCTGGCGAGCCCCAGGTCCAAGGTATCGACCGCGGTTTCATCGCCATCCGCCACGCGTCCCCTTCCGTCTCCGGTAGAACTGGGGTACGACCGGGTCGTCCCATGGATCATTCCGGGCGAGCGGCAGGCGAGGTTACGGCTGCAGGAGTTTCTCGGGGAATCTGTCCACACGTATGGTGACGGGAGAAACCGGCCAGGTACGGACGGGAGCTCGCGTCTCTCTCCGCATTTCCGTTTCGGCACATTGTCGGTCCGCACCGCCGTTCATGAGGCCCTGGCTGCTCTCGCGAAAGGCGGACGCGTGTCGAGGGCGGACGTACTCATTTGGATCGACGAACTGGTCTGGAGAGAATTCTTTCAGCAGGTGCTCTCGGCTTTTCCGCGGGTGGCGAAGGGTCCGTTCCGTGACGTAGCCGTTCCCCCGGTCCGCGCACCGGGGCTCGAACGGGACCGGTTGTTTCAGGCCTGGTGTCAGGGGAAGACCGGGTTTCCGATCGTGGATGCGGGCATGCGGCAGTTGCATCAGACTGGCTGGATGCACAATCGGGTGCGGATGATCGTGGCCTCGTTCCTCATCAAAGATCTGCGCCTCGACTGGCAAAGCGGCGAGCGGTATTTCATGCAACAGCTGCTGGACGCCGATGTGGCGGCGAACAATGGAAACTGGCAGTGGTGCGCGGCAACCGGGACGGACGCAATGCGCGGGTATCGCATTTTCAATCCGGCGCTGCAAAGCAAGAAGTTCGATCCGGACGGCCACTACATCCGTGCGTACGTCCCGGAGCTGGCGCACGTGACGGGCAAGTGGATTCATGAGCCGCATCTGATGACGCCCGATGAGCAGGTTCGGGCGGGGTGCCGGATCGGCGTCGAGTATCCCTCGCCTCTTGTGGATCATGCGCAGGCCCGCCGGGAGTATTTGGATCTCGGCAAACACACGGTGACGACATGA
- a CDS encoding SUMF1/EgtB/PvdO family nonheme iron enzyme, with the protein MRSQTVLQIGLGVALVAGTISMAAAESPTGDKDMVSIPRGEFTMGSHEHSDEAAHQVVLDAYLIDKYEASNARYKEFMKGSGHPAPAYWDDPRLSKANQPVVGVSWTDAEAFCKWDGKRLPTEAEWERAAKGPTGDNHYPWGHKLDPKKANYGQNVGRTMPVDSYPEGVSGFGVYNMAGNVFEWVNDWYDPKSYKDSQALNPKGPDKGYNFANQGAVRVLRGGSWLAPETSLHTSHRFWNQPENNSYGVGLGFRCAKSAQTVSDDAVQAGRDAFIQALVAMGAEKNADAMASIEKALASEPGNKEYLATRDLIKKSMGMKKK; encoded by the coding sequence ATGCGGAGTCAAACGGTTCTTCAGATCGGATTGGGGGTGGCGTTAGTGGCTGGGACCATATCCATGGCGGCGGCGGAATCGCCTACCGGCGACAAGGATATGGTGTCGATCCCGAGAGGCGAGTTCACCATGGGGAGTCATGAACATTCCGATGAAGCGGCGCATCAAGTCGTCCTCGATGCTTACCTCATCGACAAGTACGAAGCATCGAATGCGCGGTACAAGGAATTTATGAAGGGGAGCGGCCATCCAGCACCGGCTTACTGGGACGATCCCCGGCTCAGCAAGGCTAATCAGCCGGTCGTCGGCGTAAGCTGGACCGACGCGGAGGCGTTCTGCAAGTGGGATGGGAAGCGTCTGCCGACCGAAGCCGAATGGGAGCGGGCTGCCAAGGGGCCGACAGGCGATAACCATTATCCCTGGGGCCACAAGCTCGATCCGAAGAAAGCCAACTATGGACAGAATGTGGGTCGCACGATGCCGGTCGATTCCTACCCTGAAGGCGTGAGCGGATTCGGGGTCTACAACATGGCCGGCAATGTATTCGAGTGGGTGAATGACTGGTATGACCCGAAGTCCTATAAGGACAGCCAGGCACTGAATCCCAAAGGGCCGGACAAAGGCTACAACTTCGCTAACCAGGGTGCGGTCAGAGTGCTGCGCGGCGGTTCCTGGCTTGCTCCCGAAACGTCTCTGCATACGAGCCACCGATTCTGGAATCAGCCGGAGAACAATTCCTACGGCGTGGGGCTCGGGTTCCGTTGCGCCAAGTCGGCTCAGACGGTTTCCGATGATGCCGTGCAGGCCGGTCGCGATGCTTTCATTCAAGCGTTAGTCGCGATGGGCGCGGAGAAGAATGCCGATGCGATGGCCTCCATCGAGAAGGCACTGGCTTCAGAACCGGGCAACAAGGAGTACCTGGCTACCCGTGATCTGATCAAGAAGAGCATGGGCATGAAGAAGAAATAA